In one window of Prevotella sp. E13-17 DNA:
- the recA gene encoding recombinase RecA — MAKKELDAEMLSTQQDKLKALQAAMSKIEKDFGKGSIMRMGEEKIENVEVIPTGSIGLNAALGVGGYPKGRIIEIYGPESSGKTTLAIHAIAEAQKAGGIAAFIDAEHAFDRFYAQKLGVDIDNLYISQPDNGEQALEIADQLIRSSAIDIIVIDSVAALTPKKEIEGDMGDSAVGLHARLMSQALRKVTSTIAKTNTTCIFINQLREKIGVMFGNPETTTGGNALKFYASVRLDIRKVTGIKDGDQVIGNQVRVKVVKNKVAPPFRKAEFEITFGEGISKIGEIVDLGVDYGIIKKSGSWFSYEDAKLAQGRDATKQLLKDNPELCDELEAKIMEAIKDQNN; from the coding sequence ATGGCTAAAAAGGAATTAGACGCAGAAATGCTGAGCACCCAGCAAGATAAGCTGAAGGCACTGCAAGCAGCCATGTCAAAGATTGAAAAAGACTTTGGCAAAGGCTCTATCATGCGCATGGGTGAAGAAAAGATAGAAAATGTAGAGGTGATCCCAACAGGTTCGATCGGGCTGAATGCTGCACTGGGTGTGGGAGGATACCCCAAAGGACGCATCATTGAAATCTATGGTCCAGAGTCTTCTGGTAAGACAACGCTTGCCATCCATGCTATTGCAGAAGCTCAGAAAGCTGGAGGTATTGCAGCCTTTATCGATGCAGAACATGCTTTCGATCGCTTCTATGCACAGAAATTGGGTGTTGACATTGACAACCTATATATCTCGCAGCCAGACAATGGAGAACAGGCACTTGAAATTGCCGACCAGCTGATTCGTTCTTCGGCTATCGACATCATCGTCATCGACTCTGTAGCAGCCCTGACACCTAAAAAAGAAATAGAGGGTGACATGGGCGACTCGGCAGTAGGTCTTCATGCCCGCTTGATGAGTCAGGCTCTGCGCAAGGTCACTTCGACCATTGCCAAAACCAACACGACTTGCATCTTTATCAACCAGCTGCGCGAAAAAATTGGTGTCATGTTTGGCAATCCAGAGACCACGACAGGTGGTAATGCTCTGAAATTCTATGCCTCCGTGCGTCTTGACATCCGCAAGGTGACTGGCATCAAGGATGGCGATCAGGTTATTGGTAATCAGGTGCGCGTAAAGGTTGTCAAGAACAAAGTTGCTCCCCCATTCCGCAAAGCTGAGTTTGAGATCACCTTTGGTGAAGGAATCTCAAAAATTGGAGAGATTGTTGACTTGGGCGTTGATTACGGCATCATCAAGAAGAGCGGTTCATGGTTCAGCTACGAAGATGCTAAGCTGGCGCAAGGTCGAGATGCAACAAAGCAACTGCTGAAAGACAATCCCGAATTATGCGATGAGCTGGAAGCCAAGATTATGGAAGCAATCAAAGATCAAAACAACTGA
- a CDS encoding saccharopine dehydrogenase family protein: protein MSRVLMIGAGGVATVAAFKIAQNADVFTDFMIASRRKAKCDKIVDDIHKAGYKLDIKTAQVDADDVEQLKALFNDFKPELVINLALPYQDLTIMDACLACGCNYLDTANYEPKDEAHFEYSWQWAYRDRFEKAGLTAILGCGFDPGVTSIFTAYAAKHHFKEIQYLDIVDCNAGDHHKAFATNFNPEINIREITQKGLYWENGQWVETEPLEIHKDLTYPEIGPRDSYLLHHEEIESLVINYPTIKRARFWMTFGQQYLKHLEVIQNIGMSRIDEVEYEAPLADGTGTAKVKIVPLQFLKAVLPNPQDLGENYEGQTSIGCRIRGIGNDGKEHTYYVYNNCSHRAAYEETGMQGVSYTTGVPAMIGAMMFCKGLWSKPGVHNVEEFDPDPFMEQLNKQGLPWHEIHDGDLEL, encoded by the coding sequence ATGAGTAGAGTTTTAATGATTGGCGCCGGCGGCGTCGCTACAGTGGCAGCATTCAAGATTGCTCAAAATGCTGACGTATTTACAGATTTCATGATTGCCAGCCGCCGCAAGGCTAAGTGCGACAAGATTGTTGATGACATCCACAAGGCAGGCTACAAGTTGGACATCAAGACAGCTCAGGTCGATGCCGATGACGTAGAGCAGCTGAAGGCGCTCTTCAACGACTTTAAGCCAGAGCTGGTCATCAACCTGGCACTACCCTATCAGGACCTAACAATCATGGATGCCTGCCTGGCATGTGGTTGCAACTATCTCGACACCGCCAACTATGAGCCCAAAGACGAGGCTCATTTTGAGTACTCTTGGCAGTGGGCCTATCGCGACCGCTTCGAGAAAGCAGGGCTCACAGCAATCCTTGGTTGCGGATTCGACCCTGGTGTCACCTCGATCTTTACTGCCTATGCTGCCAAACATCACTTCAAGGAAATTCAATATTTGGACATCGTTGACTGTAACGCCGGTGACCATCACAAGGCATTCGCAACCAACTTTAATCCTGAAATCAACATCCGTGAGATCACTCAAAAGGGACTTTACTGGGAAAATGGTCAATGGGTAGAGACTGAGCCTCTGGAGATTCACAAAGACCTCACCTATCCTGAGATTGGTCCACGCGACAGCTACCTGTTGCACCACGAGGAGATAGAGTCGCTGGTCATCAACTACCCCACCATTAAGCGTGCACGTTTCTGGATGACCTTTGGCCAACAATACCTCAAGCATCTTGAAGTAATCCAGAACATTGGCATGAGCCGCATCGACGAGGTTGAATATGAAGCTCCATTAGCAGATGGAACGGGTACGGCAAAAGTGAAGATCGTTCCCCTGCAATTCCTCAAGGCTGTATTGCCCAACCCACAGGACCTTGGCGAGAACTACGAAGGCCAGACCTCAATAGGTTGTCGTATTCGCGGCATTGGCAACGACGGCAAAGAGCACACCTATTATGTATATAACAACTGTTCGCACCGCGCAGCCTACGAAGAGACAGGCATGCAGGGAGTCAGCTACACGACAGGTGTACCGGCCATGATTGGCGCCATGATGTTCTGCAAAGGGTTGTGGAGCAAACCAGGTGTTCACAATGTTGAGGAGTTCGACCCAGATCCATTCATGGAACAGCTCAACAAGCAGGGACTGCCTTGGCACGAGATTCACGACGGCGACCTGGAGCTTTAA
- a CDS encoding DUF6621 family protein: MNEKNFSENIIVVDADFVDKVAFDLIVNFERMIGRRIPQADLPRWTECLALDGGLREGENEVQVVLIHNSNSKAMNNFMPGNFEQLNGQAFKSHLGEFIFSTVTIEPLTTKEQLFADTILLFANQKEVKRIMIIPDDNIYNKVRDTAKRIDEDKRTTVFSMQPMPGGNFRQEILGYSLMAAMGIKGEEIKPDKL, encoded by the coding sequence ATGAACGAAAAGAACTTTTCTGAGAACATTATTGTTGTAGATGCGGATTTCGTTGACAAAGTAGCATTTGACCTGATTGTTAACTTTGAGCGTATGATCGGGCGCCGTATTCCACAGGCCGACCTGCCAAGATGGACGGAGTGTCTGGCACTGGATGGTGGTCTGCGTGAAGGCGAAAATGAAGTACAGGTGGTGCTGATTCACAATTCCAACTCTAAAGCAATGAACAATTTTATGCCCGGCAACTTTGAGCAATTGAACGGACAAGCTTTCAAAAGTCATCTTGGAGAGTTCATCTTTTCTACTGTCACGATAGAGCCACTGACCACAAAGGAACAGCTCTTTGCTGACACCATTCTCCTTTTTGCCAATCAGAAAGAGGTGAAGCGCATCATGATCATCCCTGATGACAACATATATAATAAGGTACGTGATACCGCTAAGAGAATAGATGAAGACAAGCGTACCACTGTATTCTCTATGCAGCCAATGCCCGGTGGCAACTTTCGCCAAGAGATACTTGGCTATTCATTGATGGCTGCCATGGGAATCAAGGGCGAGGAGATTAAGCCCGACAAACTTTAA